A genomic segment from Aegilops tauschii subsp. strangulata cultivar AL8/78 chromosome 1, Aet v6.0, whole genome shotgun sequence encodes:
- the LOC109785259 gene encoding chitinase 1, translating into MTNGYLFREYLGAQSTGVRFSDVPVNPGVSFHYILAFAIDYTPVAQQPTPAPTNGVFSAFWDTANLSRADVAAIKAAHPNVSVMAGLGGDSVLDIVKVSFAPTSVDSWVANAVASLSRLINEYGLDGVDVDYERFAAGVSVDTFVECVGRLLTRLKAAFPNITTSIAPFEDDTVQRYYRALWSKYSRVIDYVNFQFYGYGANTDVPTYVMFYDRQTGFYPGAKVLASLQTGKTTEELGLLSPDQGIAAAKELLRQNKLPGFFIWSADSSKQSTYKFTYETRAQEIVANH; encoded by the coding sequence ATGACGAACGGGTACCTGTTCCGGGAGTACCTCGGCGCGCAGTCCACGGGCGTCCGGTTCTCCGACGTGCCCGTCAACCCCGGCGTCAGCTTCCACTATATCCTCGCCTTCGCCATCGACTACACGCCGGTGGCCCAGCAGCCCACGCCGGCGCCGACCAACGGCGTTTTCAGCGCGTTCTGGGACACGGCGAACCTCTCCCGCGCCGACGTGGCCGCCATCAAGGCCGCGCACCCGAACGTGAGCGTCATGGCCGGCCTCGGCGGCGACAGCGTGCTGGACATCGTCAAGGTCTCCTTCGCGCCCACCTCCGTGGACTCGTGGGTGGCCAACGCCGTGGCGTCGCTCTCGCGCCTCATCAACGAGTACGGCCTCGACGGGGTGGACGTCGACTACGAGCGCTTCGCCGCCGGCGTCTCCGTCGACACCTTCGTGGAGTGCGTCGGCCGGCTGCTCACCCGGCTCAAGGCCGCCTTCCCCAACATCACCACCTCCATCGCGCCCTTCGAGGACGACACCGTGCAGAGGTACTACCGGGCGTTGTGGAGCAAGTACTCCCGGGTCATCGACTACGTCAACTTCCAGTTCTACGGCTACGGCGCCAACACCGACGTCCCGACCTACGTCATGTTCTACGACCGCCAGACGGGCTTCTACCCCGGCGCCAAGGTGCTCGCCAGCCTGCAGACCGGCAAGACCACCGAGGAGCTCGGCCTGCTCTCGCCGGACCAGGGCATCGCCGCCGCCAAGGAGCTGCTGCGGCAGAACAAGCTGCCGGGCTTCTTCATCTGGTCCGCGGACAGCTCCAAGCAGAGCACCTACAAGTTTACCTATGAGACCAGGGCGCAGGAGATCGTCGCCAACCATTGA